TGCTCtaacagattttttatatcatcgGCAACAGGCGGTAATGGCTTGTCCGGATTAAGCGCACGAGCTGATAACATGTCCCACATATGTTGCGCTCCAGGATCCGGCATGTAGCctggcaaatatttttcactctCGCCAGTTGGATCATCATCactgcagaaaaaataaaataaaaaatattaatattgtgtatTCATCGAGAATTAAATGtaagcaatatatataaatatatttacgcaTCGGGCAATTCTAAAGACGTTAACAAGTCATCCATAGCATCACTTTGTTCCTTCGACAGTTGCTTCATCATAAATTTCAATGGTCTCTGCGCTATTGCACCGTAATCTCGCTCGAATGGCAGACCGATCTCAATAAAACACTgttacaaaaacattatcaaCATAATTACTCGGTTAACGATAGCGAGATAAGAACagttgaagaaaatatttttacccAAGGTTCATTCGGTACATCGGTGCTTGGAAATAATGCCACCATGTTAGCCTCCAAATTTTTCCTGTAGACCTTCTCCACTATAGCAACTACCTTCTTCTCAACCATAGCTCTCATCAAGCTATAAAACGGCGCGCTTGCCGACTGTaagaaatttcttatttattgttattgaattttaaagctACTAAATGctacaaaaataatcttgtCACTTTACCTCGTTAGCAGGTACAATAATGTACGAGCCATCTGATAGCCAGTACTCCATAGGAACATTTTCCCGTGCAGTAAAACCGTGTATCTTATAACATCTCTCACTAGTTTTGGGAGTCATGAACTCTTTAACCTCATCTGCAATCGATACATTAATCgtttaaatctatattatgtaaagtaaaatatattgtaaatttgaatataaattacttgAAACAGGAATAGCTTTGCCACCGTACACGTAACCACGGATTGTATCGTCTTTTGTGTGAACAGTCCGATTATTGTCCGTCCATTGTACggcttttttaatttgttgatCAGACGTATCGAATGTACCGATCTTAGCCATGGATACCATTTGCGGTAATTTTGCTTCAGTCGGCATCTTGTAACataaacaaaatgtaatatgtacaaaaatttgtaattaattattttatctacatAAAAGAGCTTTACTTTAGAAATCCCAATAATTGGTATGTGAAAGTCACCTAACTCCATGAGACAAGACCAAGGCATTGGTTTAGTCGATGGCCGTTTGTAGAAACGTACATCAAACATAGTGTGTTCAAAAGTGTAATACTGTCCATCaatctaaagaaaaaaattaatttcaaataaagaaatattatatatgcaatgTTTCTCTTACAAGCATTATTCAGCAAATCTCCACTTGTTTGAATTACCTCTTGCAGAACATCCATAAGTAATACTTCACTAGCTGTTTGAGAGTCCTTATCTGTATTATTCAGTGCTCTTTCTCCACTGCAAGAtatcatacaatttttattccaatttttaatGAGCATCTTTTAGCAaaagtcaaaaaaattaattcaacatACATTGCTATAAGCAAAACGTTCTCTGAACTTAATGTACTTGCGATATCATCTGCTTGGAATTGACTTACAATGTCCTCATCCTCATTGAAATCAGACAGCAAGATTATTTTCCTTTCAGAATTGtctctgaaataaaaaacctaAATTTACTTatgtattaacaaaaaattaatactgcACCTAATCATACTTACACACATTCCTGTTTCATATATTCGACTGCAGGATAAATTGCCTCCATCCAGGAACAACTCTGATTTGTGGTTTCCAATTTCTCAATGCTTTCTATTAAATCCCAGTTTCCAACTTGCATATTGCATAACTTTTGTACATTATCCGATCCTGAACCCATCAACATCACTCCTACTTCATCCTTTGGGCGTAGAAGAATCTAGACAATGGTTgtcgaaaatttataaaaatatggatacaagaatagaaatatcattaataatgtaagaaaaagaaatataccttctttttaataatatgtttcaTGATATACTTTGCTTTATCTAATAACCGAGAATTGCTTTGTGTGCCATGACGTACAGTCCCCACATTCACAAGAAAAGTTAGATTTTCCTAAAAACACAGAATATATAAAGATTCTGATTTATACTCCTAGACATtgcttcataaaatttattgaatactaaattttcctataaaatacataatttttttgtacttgACATCTGATATTCCAAATTAACTTATCACATTTTCTCAAAAAGAGatctttaaaaaaaggaaatatttaatgttgatGTGTAAGGAAATATGAATACAACCTTTATTTTCTTCGGCGGCATTTTTTGCGATTGTTAACTCTCACtgagtttgtaataaaaacaattatttatggaACGCAATTCTCCTGATTCTTATCCGACGTACCGGTAATATCAATTCAAACGTCAAAAGTCTAACCTGCGACGTGGCACGTAATAAGATTGCTACAGTCACGGTGTGCTATGTAatgtatatcaaatttaaCTTCCGTCCAGCTAAAAATCGGGTGATGGTAacgacaattttatttgtccaCTGAAAGACATATTGTCACATGGTTGATcaatttcgaataaaatataaaaatggtaCTTTTAAACGCACAATTTATACTGTTAATAAACTTGGGTTTATTGTCCATACATACTAGTGTAGGAGAAAATAAATACTCGGCCGAAGCGAACAAACCTAAACATGTAGACTCTTCGCAATTTCCAACTTCTCTCAGAGACTTGGATAAACCATTTAGAATGGccaaattaaatatactttggGCTAAAGCGAAGAACGTAAGTAATCGATtgcttaaagattaaaattaaaaataatatgagtTTTCCTCTTTACTTTAGCGTCTGACAGATACTAAGCTGCAATCAATCTTCAGTGACCTGAAGATTCATGATAAGGAGGAAATCGCATACAAGCATTTCAAATCTGATGGAAAAGATCCTGATGGCTTAGAAGAAGCACGCCTGAGGAAGAAACTCATtggtaattttgtattatattgttacttttatttattctactgTACTGAATGTCACTGatgtaactttttattttattaaaggaaTAATGAGCACATATGGTATACTGGAACATTTCGCTGAGACAGAAGAtccaaaattacttaaaattcACAAAGCACTGAATGATGGCAGCAATTATGCTGCAAAGGATATGTTTGATGATAAAAGATTGAACAAATTGTGGGCTAAAGCTGAAATGGCTGGTTTTACtggtatgtttattttttatcaatagaaaaatagctGTCTACACATTgcatatatatcatatatatgcTTATATTCTAGATGAAGAGCTTGATGCTTTAAAGCAAGAATTCCAACATCATCAAGACAAAGTGGATGAATACAAGAGCTTATTGAAAGAACAGTCAGGAGATGCAGAAAAAGCAGAAAGTTAGTATTGCacatataagtaaaatatatagattatttggtttttatattttatgtgtatatattatacctAACATTTTTAGATGTCCTGCATCTTAAACCAGAAAGCTGGAATGTattagaagaagaagaggaattatctaataatataccAAATCAGAAGTTAAACCACATGGAAAAGGCAAATTTACTTCGGTAtatatgtcaaaatattttatacatatttatgaatcacagtttttattattgtatctaTTTCAGTGAAAAACATTTGGAGATAAGAAATGGATTTGATCGCTTAGATAGGCTTGCTGCAAAAGGACCAAATCATAGAGAGTTCACAGAACCTAAAGTACAAGGATTATGGAGAATTGCATTAGAAGCAAAATTCTCTTCTGAAGAGCTAGCATCCTTAAAGGTAAGATATAATTCAGTCTCACAGATTTTCTCTTCATATATAGTTGTAGCAATAATAAGTTTCATGTTAAACtgcaatcaaattaattttatttttctaagaaaacggttaataaaattttttaatatttctgtaaataaattgaatgcgGGTTGATGATTTCGTTAATTCCattttatggaaatatatGCTATGTTGCAGGAAGAACTACTGCACTATGAAGGAA
The nucleotide sequence above comes from Linepithema humile isolate Giens D197 chromosome 4, Lhum_UNIL_v1.0, whole genome shotgun sequence. Encoded proteins:
- the Ku80 gene encoding X-ray repair cross-complementing protein 5, translated to MPPKKIKENLTFLVNVGTVRHGTQSNSRLLDKAKYIMKHIIKKKILLRPKDEVGVMLMGSGSDNVQKLCNMQVGNWDLIESIEKLETTNQSCSWMEAIYPAVEYMKQECVDNSERKIILLSDFNEDEDIVSQFQADDIASTLSSENVLLIAIGERALNNTDKDSQTASEVLLMDVLQEIDGQYYTFEHTMFDVRFYKRPSTKPMPWSCLMELGDFHIPIIGISKMPTEAKLPQMVSMAKIGTFDTSDQQIKKAVQWTDNNRTVHTKDDTIRGYVYGGKAIPVSNEVKEFMTPKTSERCYKIHGFTARENVPMEYWLSDGSYIIVPANESASAPFYSLMRAMVEKKVVAIVEKVYRKNLEANMVALFPSTDVPNEPWCFIEIGLPFERDYGAIAQRPLKFMMKQLSKEQSDAMDDLLTSLELPDADDDPTGESEKYLPGYMPDPGAQHMWDMLSARALNPDKPLPPVADDIKNLLEQPEFVREKCKPVAERIKDLFSLEKKKPLKAKKRGRSREEDNTQSDNNGDTLTTQSAKEEEKNIDEDDDDESNNMKINDICDFDFDEVMDDA
- the LOC105672625 gene encoding alpha-2-macroglobulin receptor-associated protein gives rise to the protein MVLLNAQFILLINLGLLSIHTSVGENKYSAEANKPKHVDSSQFPTSLRDLDKPFRMAKLNILWAKAKNRLTDTKLQSIFSDLKIHDKEEIAYKHFKSDGKDPDGLEEARLRKKLIGIMSTYGILEHFAETEDPKLLKIHKALNDGSNYAAKDMFDDKRLNKLWAKAEMAGFTDEELDALKQEFQHHQDKVDEYKSLLKEQSGDAEKAENVLHLKPESWNVLEEEEELSNNIPNQKLNHMEKANLLREKHLEIRNGFDRLDRLAAKGPNHREFTEPKVQGLWRIALEAKFSSEELASLKEELLHYEGRLLKLRHLHAEGALEAAQRGQLHDLENSTAEQHIKKHIRTVQKLHTDLETKIMQKHTEL